The nucleotide sequence ATCTCTCAATTGCTGGTAGAAGACGAAACATTTGCTATCGGCAACGGCTTCACCAAGAAAAAAGCCGAACAGGCCGCCGCCGAAAAAGCCTGCGAGCAGCTGGCGTTGCGGTAGGGTACCCATCCTTTGGTGCATTCTCGGATAGCTTACTCCCTCCTAGTTACTTCCTATTGCGTTCAATAGTAGCACGTTGATATATTACACCCATAGGTACAGCAATCGGTGGTTCGATTAAGGTACCTTCGCTTCCCGCGTCTGTACACCGTGTGGCAACTTTTCCCGAAAGTATTGAAATGGCTGTGGAATCTCAGCCCAGCCATTTTTTCTATCCATATTTTATGGCTCAATGACAAATTGTCTATTATTAGACTGATTTCAAATATTTTTCAGCCAAAGTGGCATTAATTGTTCATTAAGGTGCAATGGTACAATTGTTGAAAATATACTTAGTACAAGTCGAAACTGACATAAACTAAGTATCAACACAAAACCTACATTAGCTATGAATGCCTTAACGAAAAGTAAAAACAACAATCAGTATCAGTACCCTAGCCTCATCAACAGCTTTTTCAGCAAAGACCTGATGGATGAGTTCTTCACGCCGACCTTCAATGGTACCGCTCCTGCCGTAAACATCAGGGAAGATGAGGACGGCTATTACATCGAAGTAGCTGCCCCCGGCATGCAGAAATCAGACTTTAAACTGAACCTTGACCACAATCGGCTTACTATTTCTGCCGAGAAGAAAGAGGAGAGTGAGTTCGTTAATTATGAAAATCAGGACGGTGATGGGTCGTAAGGCAACGAAGATGGAAAAGTTGAGCAGAAGCAGAACCGCAAAAAAGGTAGGTATACCCGTCGCGAATTTAGCTATTCTTCGTTCCAGCGTACCTTCACATTGCCTACCACGGTAGACGGTGAGAAAATAAACGCCTCGTATACGGATGGAGTACTGCACGTGGAACTTCCCAAGCGGGAAGAGGCTAAAGTGAAACCTAGCCGTACCATTGAAATTGCCTAATGGGAACGGGTGAAACGAACAAAGGCGGTTTTTGCAAACAGAAACCGCCTTTGTTCGTTTATGGAGAAAAGATAAGCCTCTCATTGTCATTCGGTATAATTCTTTTTCTTTAAAATATCTTTGTTAAAATTTGTTAAATGAAAAGCGTCCGGGAATGAATACCGGGAAAGCGTGCGTTTCAATCATACATTATAAAACCCTGATAAATACTTATGAATACCAACTGGAAAGCTATTGTACTGGTGGGCCTGCTCTCGAGCGCCACCACGATCGCGGGCTTCAAACTGCTGGATTCCGGCAGTGAACGCGATGTAATTTTAAAAGAAGCCCCTACTGAATCCCTTGCCAAGTTCACCTCAACGGGCCTGCCCGCTGGTACCCCGGGTGACTTTACCTATGCTGCCGAAACGGCCACCCCTACGGTGGTACATATCAAGTCTAAGCTGATGCGCGAAACCCGCGATATGAGCGCCCAACTGCCTGAATTCTTCCGTGATTTCTTCGGTGATGGTATGGGCGGTCAGGGGCGTGGCCAAATGCGGGAGGCCGAAGCTTCGGGCTCAGGCGTAATTATTAGCACGGATGGCTATATTGTTACGAACAATCACGTGGTGGAAGGCTCCACCGAACTGGAAGTGACACTTTCAAACCACAGGAAAGTAATTGCCAAAGTAGTGGGTACCGATCCTTCCACGGATATCGCCGTTATTAAAGTAGCCGAAACCAACCTGCCCGCTATCACTTTTGGAAACTCCGACGCCGCCAAGGTGGGCGAATGGGTAGTAGCCGTAGGAAATCCCTTTAATTTGGAATCGACCGTTACGGCGGGAATCGTGAGCGCCAAAGGCCGTGGCCTGGGCATCATTAGCCAGGAGTACCTTCGTAAATACGGCAATAGCGGTAACTACGACGGAGACTCACCTCTGGAATCTTTCATTCAGACGGATGCTGTAGTAAACCCTGGCAACAGTGGTGGCGCTTTGGTTAATTTGAAAGGTGAACTGATTGGTATCAACACGGCTATTGCCAGCCCTACGGGTAGCTTTGCCGGGTACGCTTTTGCGGTACCTGCTGGTATTGTGAAGAAAGTATCGAGCGATCTTATCAAGTACGGTAACGTACAGCGGGGGT is from Salmonirosea aquatica and encodes:
- a CDS encoding Do family serine endopeptidase, with product MNTNWKAIVLVGLLSSATTIAGFKLLDSGSERDVILKEAPTESLAKFTSTGLPAGTPGDFTYAAETATPTVVHIKSKLMRETRDMSAQLPEFFRDFFGDGMGGQGRGQMREAEASGSGVIISTDGYIVTNNHVVEGSTELEVTLSNHRKVIAKVVGTDPSTDIAVIKVAETNLPAITFGNSDAAKVGEWVVAVGNPFNLESTVTAGIVSAKGRGLGIISQEYLRKYGNSGNYDGDSPLESFIQTDAVVNPGNSGGALVNLKGELIGINTAIASPTGSFAGYAFAVPAGIVKKVSSDLIKYGNVQRGYLGIALDDLDSRKAEEYGVKVNEGVYVRDFTEGSAGEAAGIKKGDVVVKVDGRTVNSIPELQQSIGLHRPGDKVAITVNRNGSEKDFDVTLRNRTGGSDVIKRDESKATLSALGASFDNLTTPEKQRLARYRIEGGVKVMSIDGGKLQRAGVSEGFIITKVNGKQVRSVKELQDALSGKTDSMVQFEGLYPDSPSDVYTFGFRM